The DNA segment AGCGCCAGCCTAGCGCGACGCGCTGGCCAGGACTCTCAGTCCGAGATTTGTCCTATTCCGCTTGGGACAAGGTTCTTTCGGTCCTACACACCCCAACTCATACAAAAGGGCAAAAGGGTTTTTAAACCTAATTTTGAGGGGAACACGACACTTTGGAGGCAAAACGCATGTTGTGAGCAAGTTGAAGCAAGAATTAGAGaattcttttattatttatttttgggatAATACATAATTACCCCATTGAGGTTGAGCCATTTTATTAGATGCACTTTTTATCTTTGCAGGGGTCTTATAACCCCCTATACATATTTGAAGTGAAATTATTATCCCCTTTTTATGCTTATGTGGCACGGAGAATATTTTGCACCTCAAAGTAGCGCGATAAAGGATAAAACTAAGCgtattttttctttattaaaattaaaatgtacttttaatttattttacttttctttttatattttcttttccttttcttctttttcttttattttttctctttcttcctttTGCTTCTCCCACATACAGCCCGCCACCTTCATCCACCATAACCACCATCATGTCATTAGCTTTTACATTAATTATcagtcattttctttttttctttttttgttttattttcgttttgatTAATTAATGTTTAACCTATGCTAACCTTTCCTGCTTTGATTTCTTAAAGTCCAAGGAGAAGATGCAAAAATTGAAGACTGATTTGAGTATTAAAATCAGAGCTTGAGGCTTTGAGTTGGAGTCAAATGAAAAGTTTACTAAAACTGACGAAATTTgggggtgggggaggggggggggcagTGATTCGGTGATGGGCTTAGttggagaaaaaagagaaaggggTTGAGAATGGGAGTGATTCGCTGGAAAAGGAGGTTGGGGAAGAATGAGGGGTGGTGGCTACATCAATAATGGTGGTGCTATGGCAGAAACAACTTGATAGAGGTTataggagaagaagaaagaaaacaaatgagagaaaaagagaaaaaaggacaTAAGGTCAAAtgaaaaaataatgaataaaaagaaaataaaaagtagTATTTAAAACTGGCGTGGCGTCACCTGGTTGGTGCGTGTGTTTCACATATCTGTGTGAAACTGGTGCTTGTCATAAAAGGGGTAATAATTTCACTTCAAGCATATATGGAGGGTCATAGAACCCTTGCAAAGATAAAGGGTGCATATGGCAAATTGGTTAAACCCCAATGGGGTAATTATGTATTATCCCTTTATGTTTTCTTAGTACTTTAATCATTCAAATACTTCTGAATTTATTATGATGATTATGTGTGGCTAAGTCTCTTTATTCTAGGGTTGtgtttagccatgaatattgatGTTTGATTACTACTTTTGCCTTTAATACAGATTGCTATTATACGATTACTTTTTTAATTCTGTACTTAATTTCTTGATTGTCTAGCCAACAGTTACTATCAACTATCTAGATTTTGCTTgaaaaaagtcatttttaaattAGAGAAAAGTTAAAGAAAGCATGATCTTATCTCTAAAATTAGGGGACAGAGTTGTGGTTAGAATAGAATTATACCTAGTCACcatgtttaattgaatattatGATCTTAATGCACCCTTGATAGATTAATTCCATAAAAATATAGGCATGAAATTATCCTGGACAGGCGCATAGTAATTCGATAGAATACTATAAGAACACATAATCCGGTCAATTAGCAACCATAAATGATTCGACTTGAAGGGAATTAGCTAAGACTCAAATTTAACACAACCTTGAAATATTCATCTCTACTGAagtaactctaaataataattatctaATGTCCTAGATTGAATTCTCGTTTTACTTTTACATCCATAGTTTAGCAACAAAAAACTCAACCTTTGATATGCTTGGTTAAATAACGATTTTTGTTGATTTAGTAGGGTTTTTTTTGCTGGGCACAGTTGTATTCAAAAAGGATCAATAAGGGGGGCTAGGCCTAACCTCATAAAATACAACTTGGTGATTCCATCACCCAAAACAaacaacagaaaaaaaaaaaaaaaaggaaccagAGGAGAAATATACGGAAGGGGGTTATCCTTCTGGGAAGATCGAAGGATACAACTCTAGctgacaaaaaaaaaattagttttgtCGAATTTGGTTCTGATACTTGGCATTTGCCACTTATCCAAAAGGAAATAGCCTTTAGCACATGTAGGAAGTTGTTGATATGAGTTGATAGTCATGCTATTACCCGAGGTAGAGGCCAGTTTCGCAAGACAGTCTGCAACTTGGTTGCCTTCTCTGTAACAATGCTTAACTCTTACATTGTCATGTTGAATAGTCTGCAGCATTCTATCAATCGTTTGTTTGATTTTTAGATTGTTGGTGTCCCTATTTATCAACATGTTTGCAATCACCATAGAATCAAGTTCGAGGATAAAATTAGTGTAGCCTTGTAGCTTACACCATTTTATTCCAAACTCAGCAGCTAGAGCCTCCGCAATATTATTGTTATCACACTGGACAGCCTTCGAGAAGGCCATAATAAGATCACCGTTGCTATTCCTTACGATGCCTCCTATACCTGCTTTGTTGTTTTCTCTGATGTAACTACCATCGATATTAACTTCGATACATCCCTGATTTGGTGTCGACCACAACACTTGACTCCAGCTTTGCATTGGTTTCAACTTTTCAATTCTTAGGCAGAAATCTGGCCAAGGGAGGTGGTTGTCCTAGCTTGGTATAATCTTCGAAATGGCACCTTTGATATTCCAGATAGCTTGATGCACCATCATGTTGGGTTGGAACTTCTTCTGATTACCATATTTGCACGATGTCCATTATTTTCATAGTTCCCAGCATATTGTTAAAGGAGCTATTTGAAGGATTAAGTTATGGACCTTGTTCTTTGAGCTTGTTTCCCACCATCTCTTGAAGGTGCCCATCACCGGCTCTATTTGATGCCTTATTCCCAGCGGATTGCCAATTATATTCCATGTTATTTTTTCTTCCTCGCTTCTATTGAATACATGTTCCATAGTCTCCACTTGCGgcaaacaacaacaagaacatcTAGAAACAATGTTAGTGCCAAATTTACCAATAATATCATCAAACGGTAGTCGCCTTTTGAGTAACCTCGAGGATAGGAAGGAGATTTTAAAAGGTATAGACTTTTGCCAAATCTTACTAATGAAGTTATTCTTCTGCTTTTTCATTCGCACTAAGTGccaagccgatttattattgaACTGACCATCTTCAGCTAAATTCCATATTGGAAAGTCCTTAAAATTTCTGTTGCTAATATCCACCTTAGTAACAGTATCCAATATGTGAGGAGGGATAGTGGCTGCCAATTTGTTGGTGTCCCAGGTACCTTCATGGATGGAATTTTTAACGAGTAGCTTGGGAGATTTAGCCAGGCCCTGAACTACCTTGGCCAAAGCACCTTTGCCCGTCAAGTTATCCCACCAGAAACTAGAGTTGCCTGCTTGAATTTCCAAATGATATTTGGCTCAGCTTTGGTCCTTGCCTTCGTCAAATCTCTCCAAATGTGAGAGTCAGATGGGATAGGAACTTTGGTAACCAAGTGAGCTCTTTTGCAATATTTAGCAATAAGGAAAGTGGCCAAGAGGGATGGTTGAGTCCTGAATCTCCACCATCTTTTCAGAGAGAGCGTTTCAGTGATATCTTCCATTCTCCTGACCCCCACACCCCCCTCATCTTTAGGTAGGAAGAGATTATTCCATGAGAACCAGTGATAGTTATTTTTTCCTTCAGAAGCCCCCCagaagaaattgttgaagtgtTTTTCCATAAGCTTGATGATGCCTTTGGGAGGGTTCATAACAGATAAAATGTAGGTAGTCAAGGATTGGAGGACATGTTTGATTAAGGTTATCTTCCCTCCGTAGGAAAGCATCTTCCCCTGCCAACCATTGAGTCTTTTCACAATTTTGGCTAGCATGCGATCAAAGTTGCTAATTTTCTTCCTACCATTGTGGATTGGACATCCGAGATAATTGAAAGGGAAGGGCTTGTCCATATAACCAGAATTTCTTCTAATTCTATTAATTCTGCTAGCAGAGGTGTTCAGACCAGTAACAAAGAAACTCTTGTCGTTGTTCACTTTTTGACCTGATGTTTTTTCATACCTTCTTATCCGACTCTTAATGAGTTTTATCGAGTGCTTATCACCTCTAGTGAATATCATTATATCATCGGCATaagcaaggtgagtaatgatATGCCCTCTATGGTCTATGGATAATGGGGTGAAGTTGTTGTGAGTAGTAAGATTGTTTAAGGACCTGGACAGTACCTCAGCTCCAACAATGAACAGGGAAGGAGATAGCGGGTCACCTTGTTTGAGACCTTGCGAGGATGTGAAGAAGCCTTTTCTGGACCCATTAATAATGATAGAATACCACACATCACTAACCAATCTCCAAATTATATCAATCCAAGCTTCTGAAAAGCCAAATTTTCTCATGACGGCCATTAGAAAATTCCAGGACATTCTATCGTAGGCTTTAGCCATATCCAGCTTGATAACCACATTACCCCCATTGTTGTTCTGCCTTATGTTGTGGACAATTTCTTGTGCTAATTAGACATTGTCAGTAATCATCCCATCCTTGACGAAATCACTTTGATTAATGGAAATTATTTTCTCAAGCATAGGGTTCAGTCTTCTAGAAAGAATTTTAGAAATGATTTTGCCGGTGAAGTTGCTCAGGCTAATAGGCCTGAACTCAGAGAAGTTGGTTGAGGAGTCGACTTTGGGAATTAGAATCAGACATGTATGATTATAGAATTTGGTCATGCCCCTTCCATTGAAATAGTTCTGCACAAAGTCTACAATATCATACTTGATAATATTCCAGCATTTTTGATAGAAGGTGCCATTAAATTCATCCAGTCCCGCTGCACTTGAAGCATTCATACTAAATACAGCATCTCTGATCTCATCCTCGTTAGGTATATCATTGAGCATATCATTATCTTCCTCAGTGATATATTTAGGGATACAGTTGAGGACCTCATGATTACTGAATTGATGTTGAAGGTTAAACAGATGCTTGAAGTGATGCACAGCCACCCTTGAAATATTTTCATCCCCTTGGACCCATGAGACATTGTGATCCTTGATCGTGTGAAGATGGAGCCTACATCTCCTGTTTCTAATAAAACTATGAAAGTATTTGGTGTTGCTATCCCCTTCTTCATACCATTTCTGCTGAGCTTTCTGTCTAAGGATCGCATCTTGCATACGTAGCCACTTGATGTATTCTGCTTGGCCTTTATTGAGCTCTTCTCTGGATTGATCTGTGTTGTTAATAGTGTCAATCTCTTCCAGGTTTACCATTTTTGCTTCCCATATGTTAACTTGTTCAAAAACATTTCCAATCTTCGCTTTCGACCATCTTGTGAGACTCTTACTAAGAAGTTTCAATTTCTGTTGTAGCCTCCACATGGGGTTTCCAGGAACTTGAATGCTCCAAATCTCTTCTACCAGGTTCATGAATGATGGTTGCTCGGCCCAGAAATCTAGGAATTTGAAGTATTTGATGCCAGCTTGAGGCTCCTTTTGACATTTGATGAGGAGAGGCCTATGATCTGAGCCAGCTCTAGCTAGGTACTTGACCATATTAATCTGGAAAAGTTGGGCCCATAGGTCGTTAACAAAGACTCTGTCGAGTCTCTTCCAAATCCTTTTTCTAGCTCTCCAGTTGTTGCACCACGTGAATCTAGGGCCTACAAACCCCAAATCCACCATCTCACAATTGTCCATACAGTTACTGAACTCAAAACTTCTGTGCATTCTGTAAGGATTGTCCCCTTTATTTTTATCTGGATCTAATATTATATTGAAGTCACCCCCAATGCACCAAGGACCATTGATGTGAGTGTGGATGTCTTCCAAACTGCTCCAAAGCTCTCTTCTTTCATTCTCAGTACATTTGGCACATACTGCTGTGAGAAATAGATCACAATTAGCGGGGGTGTATTGCATCTTGATGGTCAGCTGCTGCTCTTTATTGTCGACCACACTGGTTTGATAGTTCCCTAACCAAAGAAACCAAATCTTCCCATTCTTGTTGGCCATACTATGTTGAAAGCCAAGGAATTTCatatacttttcaattttattaatgctaacaaaaggTTCAAATATTGCTACAAGCTCCACTTTGTACACGTTGATGAGTTTTTTGAGCCTGGGAATGGCTTTTTTTGATTTTACACCTCTAATATTTCAAAAGATAGAATTTATCATAAGTCGATGGAAGATTAGTTTGTACTCCCTTCCACATTGGAAGAGTTCTGCTTCTCTTTAgttttctttcccatctttttgCTTCTGTTTCTGCTCTTGCTCTTTTGGACCAGTGAGAATCCCTCATTGTCTTTTTGGTTGCTTTGGGCATTTTGCATTTGGTCTTCAGAAATCCTCACCGTAACCTTATTTGGTAAATTCACCTCTATCTGATGATCAGCTTTCTTCGTAGGGTGAGGTTTATTTGTAGATGACTGTGGGGATTCAAGGTCTAGTTGGACTACTATATTAATCCCCGCCATTACTTTGATCTCTGAAGGAACGCTGACTGAACCCTCATTAGTTGTGATGTATTTGGTTAGGTCATGTTGAGCTTGTTGAGTGTTGGTGTGCTGACTGCTCCCTTCCTTTTCTTGAACCATATTTCCTTGAATGTTAGAGGATTCTTGCACCACATGTTCTGATCCTTCAAACTTTCTATTTGTTGGACTGGATTTACTACACTCTTTGAAGTCGTTGCTAGAGTCGTTGTCCCTGTTATCATCATTGTTTCCTATATCAAGTTTCACACCAGCATTTTTTCATCCATTTTTCCTTGTTCTTGCTGTTGTCGATTGGCTTGATCCACCTTGCCTTTGTTAAACCTTCTGCTGCCGTTGACTTGATACCATATTGGTTTAAATGACACTTTGGATTTCTTTTGTGGGAGTCTCTTTGTTTTGCagaattttctcttctttttggaAGTTCCGGTCTTAATGTCATTGATATCATCCGCTTGTTCTTTGTGTTGAGTGGGCATACTGTTTTGGATATTATCAATCTGCTAAAAATTTTCCTCCTCAGGAGTTTGTTTGGTCGCCTCCTTCTCTGCTGCTTGTTAGCTTCATTCTGCATAATATTTGGCATTTTCTCTGTACCTATGACTCTCCTGCCATCCATAGTTCCATGAGCCTTACCATTTTCATTGATTGTGGTAATATCTGCTTCAAAAGCCTTTTTATTCCTCTTTATCTCAGCCTTTTTCTCCTCCGctgctttctttctttcaatGGCCCGGCAATTTAGCAAATTGTGTACCAATTTTCTGCAGAATTTGCAGTACTTAGGAATTCCTTCATACCGGAGTTTTTGAACAAATCCTTTTTGAGGAGCATTATCATATACTTGTCCCACATACACAGAATCTGGCTATGGTTTTAACAGGTAAATCTCCACTCTAACCTTAGCTACACTTGGTCTTGTTCTACCCCTAGTCACTAAGTCCATTTCGAGTGGAGTACCGACAGTGCTAACAACTTGTTTTACATACTGCCATGTATGCATATGAAAAGGAAGGATTGGAAGAAGTACCCAAACCGGAGCAATTGGAAGGTCCTCCTCCGGTTTAAAATCCGGTGACCACTTCTGAAGCCACATCTGTTGTCCCTCGATCTCTACAACTCGTTTGAACCAAACCATGGAGAAATCTTCTTCATTAGTGAAATCTAGAAACACATTGAAATTGTCATACACGCCAATTTTGGACGATCCTTTTAGCGAAATCAATTCCTTAAATTTAGATCTAATTCGATCTATTTGGGGCCGAAGTTTTAGAAATCTGCCAACTAGAGTGAATTTGCATTCGGAAGCCATGATTTCATAGTAGTCTTGACGCTTTGAACATGATTGTCGGCATACCATTGTGTGTGGTGTGTGTAGCAATTACAGAGTCTCGTTCATGGCGGTTAGGGCACACGGTTGAATTTGGGGAGTTTGTAACTGTGGTTGCATAGGAGATTTTGCCTTCAATTGCTTCAATGGTTTGCTTCGCCTGTTTAGTAGAAGCGTTTTGCCCATCCAGACGCGCCGGAATGGCGCTGTCCGGCGGGTCCATGGGGAGGCGCGTGTGTTTTACTCGTTAAAAAATGTTACCGTTGGAAGGAGGGATAGAAAGCGAGTTTGCATTGGTCAGTTGATTTAGTAGGTAAGTTAACACTAAGTCTGCTGGAGTATAGACCAAGACAAATGATGATCAAACGTTTAATATTTCATCAATTAATAGAAGTAAGGAGTATTAGTACCAGCAGTTAGTAAATGGGGTAGTAAGTATCAAGATCTGCCATGCAATGGAATGAAGTGACAAATGGAAGTGGGAAGAATGCACTAGGTGAAATGTTCAGACTGGTTTTATATTATCCTGTAGCATCTATATTATCTGGAAAGAACGCAATATGAGTCTTTCAAGCTAAACAAAGAAGTCCTCAAGTGCTCACACGATTGATAGTTCAGGAAGCAGTCTGCAGAGGAAGTTAGAAGCCAAGATCTAAGTTTTTATC comes from the Nicotiana tabacum cultivar K326 chromosome 14, ASM71507v2, whole genome shotgun sequence genome and includes:
- the LOC107793986 gene encoding uncharacterized protein LOC107793986; translated protein: MANKNGKIWFLWLGNYQTSVVDNKEQQLTIKMQYTPANCDLFLTAVCAKCTENERRELWSSLEDIHTHINGPWCIGGDFNIILDPDKNKGDNPYRMHRSFEFSNCMDNCEMVDLGFVGPRFTWCNNWRARKRIWKRLDRVFVNDLWAQLFQINMVKYLARAGSDHRPLLIKCQKEPQAGIKYFKFLDFWAEQPSFMNLVEEIWSIQVPGNPMWRLQQKLKLLSKSLTRWSKAKIGNVFEQVNIWEAKMVNLEEIDTINNTDQSREELNKGQAEYIKWLRMQDAILRQKAQQKWYEEGDSNTKYFHSFIRNRRCRLHLHTIKDHNVSWVQGDENISRVAVHHFKHLFNLQHQFSNHEVLNCIPKYITEEDNDMLNDIPNEDEIRDAVFSMNASSAAGLDEFNGTFYQKCWNIIKYDIVDFVQNYFNGRGMTKFYNHTCLILIPKVDSSTNFSEFRPISLSNFTGKIISKILSRRLNPMLEKIISINQSDFVKDGMITDNV